In Zea mays cultivar B73 chromosome 7, Zm-B73-REFERENCE-NAM-5.0, whole genome shotgun sequence, the following proteins share a genomic window:
- the LOC103633474 gene encoding Ribosomal protein L7Ae/L30e/S12e/Gadd45 family protein, with product MSKKRKHLDPANSLKDSEQVVASDFIRGDDLDDLLSKLIRSVEIAKASRGGLPEKIWMKQQFAIGVNDVTRVLERMPHSVTAHPAQMSNEAPTVSGRRQAPLVPLQAVLVAADCNPKWLTKHIPTLASTRQVPVLCVKDNKGGSVRLGHVVNVRTALAIGVKAKDSVLNKTIDEFLKDSKLVANEP from the exons ATGAGCAAGAAGAGGAAGCATCTGGATCCAGCGAACTCGTTGAAAGACAGCGAACAAGT AGTCGCCTCAGATTTCATAAGAGGAGACGATCTTGATGACCTATTATCGAAGCTTATCAG GAGTGTGGAGATTGCCAAGGCTTCAAGGGGAGGCTTACCAGAAAAGATATGGATGAAG CAACAATTTGCTATCGGCGTCAATGATGTCACAAGGGTTCTTGAGCGAATGCCGCATTCTGTCACTGCTCATCCTGCTCAAATGTCTAATGAAGCACCAACTGTCTCAGGCCGACGTCAAGCTCCTTTGGTGCCATTGCAG GCTGTCCTTGTAGCTGCCGACTGCAATCCCAAATGGTTAACAAAACACATACCAACACTAGCGTCTACAAGGCAGGTACCGGTATTGTGCGTGAAGGACAACAAGGGAGGCTCAGTAAGGTTAGGCCATGTGGTGAATGTCAGAACAGCCCTTGCCATTGGAGTAAAG GCCAAAGATAGCGTTCTCAACAAGACCATTGATGAGTTCCTGAAAGACAGTAAACTGGTTGCCAATGAACCATAA